From the genome of Deinococcus aerius, one region includes:
- a CDS encoding lipid II:glycine glycyltransferase FemX: MRLTLVPTTDARVYDDAVRSLPITSALQGWGYGEARRVLGQVPVRFLIQRNGKTVGALQLLRKRLVPGFSTLYAPRGPALESLDLLPAVAEAVRKVARPTDALLKIEPPSPIPADDSVPVPGEYGPFRRAESEQPEHTILADLTRSEDELFSGLHSMARRNVRAAQKLGVVAGRDDDFEAFWEIFTATNERAKLGAFPRAYYETMLREGNAHGGEAYIVLSRYEGKALAGGFFLAMGTGTYYLFGGSVRDERTHADGTPYKDAKAPDAFYWNAMLDAKRRGYTLFDFWGIPRRLDEDKHSFGVFKMKLKFSEQRVWYPAYDLNLNAAAPAIVKALRWRKTQNNLRKRGSAEDVL; encoded by the coding sequence ATGCGCCTGACCCTCGTGCCCACCACCGACGCCCGCGTGTACGACGACGCGGTGCGTTCGCTCCCGATCACCAGCGCCCTGCAGGGCTGGGGCTACGGCGAGGCCAGGCGCGTGCTGGGTCAGGTCCCCGTTCGATTTCTGATTCAGAGGAATGGGAAGACGGTCGGGGCGCTGCAACTGCTGCGCAAGCGGCTGGTGCCCGGCTTTTCCACCCTCTACGCCCCGCGCGGCCCGGCGCTGGAGTCGCTCGACCTGCTCCCGGCGGTGGCGGAGGCGGTGCGGAAGGTGGCCCGGCCCACCGACGCCCTGCTCAAGATCGAGCCCCCCTCCCCCATTCCGGCGGACGACAGCGTGCCTGTTCCCGGCGAGTACGGCCCCTTCCGCCGCGCCGAGAGCGAGCAGCCCGAACACACGATCCTCGCGGACCTCACCCGTTCCGAAGACGAACTCTTCTCCGGCCTGCACTCCATGGCCCGCCGCAACGTGCGCGCCGCGCAGAAGCTGGGCGTGGTGGCGGGCCGGGACGACGACTTCGAGGCGTTCTGGGAGATCTTTACCGCTACGAACGAGCGGGCCAAGCTCGGCGCCTTTCCCCGCGCCTACTACGAGACGATGCTGCGGGAGGGCAATGCCCACGGCGGCGAGGCGTACATCGTGCTGTCGCGGTATGAGGGCAAGGCGCTCGCCGGGGGCTTTTTCCTGGCGATGGGTACGGGCACGTACTACCTCTTCGGCGGCAGTGTGCGCGACGAACGCACCCACGCCGACGGCACGCCCTACAAGGACGCCAAGGCCCCCGACGCCTTCTACTGGAACGCGATGCTCGACGCCAAACGGCGGGGCTACACCCTCTTCGACTTCTGGGGCATTCCCCGCAGGTTGGACGAGGACAAGCACTCCTTCGGGGTCTTCAAGATGAAGCTGAAGTTCTCCGAGCAGCGCGTGTGGTATCCCGCCTACGACCTGAACCTGAACGCCGCCGCCCCCGCCATCGTGAAGGCACTGCGCTGGCGCAAGACGCAGAACAACCTCAGGAAGCGGGGGAGCGCGGAGGACGTGCTGTAA
- a CDS encoding MFS transporter, with translation MSQQAPPRPDIPRFFYGWVVVGVTVLALLLAAGARSAPGVFLVPMQEALSLSRGTLSLSVSLGLLVFGLSAPLSGRLMDRFGPRRVATAGLALVALSFFLSTLAHSALSLHLTWGLLSGLGTGLVGSVLGATVATRWFVRQRGLVTGLFGAATSAGQLLFIPLLTGWAGARGWTGGALLIAVAAALLVPLVWWWLRDSPAQVGLRPDGDAPTQDLPVTAAPPPDPLAMRRAVRHRDFWLLVITFFVCGATSNGLVGTHFMRSAATWGSRRASPLGCSP, from the coding sequence ATGAGCCAGCAAGCGCCCCCGCGCCCCGACATACCCAGATTCTTCTACGGCTGGGTCGTGGTGGGCGTGACCGTCCTGGCCCTGCTGCTGGCGGCTGGAGCCCGCAGCGCCCCTGGGGTGTTCCTGGTTCCCATGCAGGAGGCGCTGAGCCTGAGCCGCGGCACTCTCTCGCTCTCGGTCAGCCTGGGGCTGCTCGTCTTCGGGCTCAGCGCCCCGCTGTCGGGCCGCCTGATGGACCGCTTCGGGCCGCGCCGGGTGGCGACCGCCGGGCTGGCCCTCGTCGCCCTCAGCTTTTTCCTGAGTACCCTGGCGCACTCGGCCCTGAGCCTGCACCTGACCTGGGGCCTGCTGAGCGGGCTGGGCACCGGTCTGGTCGGCAGCGTCCTGGGCGCGACGGTGGCAACCCGCTGGTTCGTGCGGCAACGCGGTCTGGTCACCGGGCTCTTTGGGGCGGCGACGAGCGCGGGGCAACTGCTGTTCATCCCCCTGCTGACAGGCTGGGCCGGGGCGCGCGGCTGGACGGGCGGCGCCCTGCTGATCGCGGTAGCGGCGGCCCTGCTGGTCCCCCTGGTGTGGTGGTGGCTGCGCGACAGCCCGGCGCAGGTGGGGCTCAGGCCGGATGGGGACGCGCCCACGCAGGACCTGCCCGTGACCGCCGCGCCCCCACCCGACCCCCTCGCCATGCGGCGGGCGGTGCGGCACCGCGACTTCTGGCTGCTGGTGATCACCTTCTTCGTCTGCGGGGCGACGAGCAACGGCCTAGTCGGCACCCACTTCATGCGTTCTGCGGCGACCTGGGGCTCACGCCGGGCTTCGCCGCTGGGATGCTCGCCGTAA
- a CDS encoding GNAT family N-acetyltransferase, whose protein sequence is MSADPRLTLRPVQPGDAAALAHVAYETAFFGESAERFFPCRPLFAALWVAPYFQDGSGSVGFVALRGEEVLGYILGSVDPGRYALALTAQVPGLLGQWLRGQLPGAWPSLAYLLRSALYRVPHPPADRYPAHLHLNLLASARGLGAGGALLDAFLAELRARRVPGVQLSTTRRNVAAVELYTRRGFREWAARRTRLWTPWTGQPEEQVTMALNLGGETA, encoded by the coding sequence ATGTCCGCCGACCCCCGCCTCACGCTGCGCCCGGTCCAGCCCGGGGACGCGGCGGCGCTGGCGCACGTGGCCTACGAGACGGCGTTCTTCGGGGAGAGTGCCGAGCGGTTCTTTCCGTGCCGCCCGCTGTTCGCCGCGCTCTGGGTCGCGCCGTACTTCCAGGATGGGAGCGGCAGCGTGGGCTTCGTCGCCCTGCGCGGGGAGGAGGTCCTGGGGTACATCCTGGGGAGCGTGGACCCGGGCCGCTACGCCCTGGCCCTGACCGCGCAGGTTCCGGGGCTCCTGGGGCAGTGGCTGCGGGGACAACTCCCGGGCGCGTGGCCCTCGCTGGCCTACCTGCTGCGCTCGGCGCTCTACCGGGTGCCGCACCCCCCCGCCGACCGTTACCCGGCCCACCTGCACCTCAACCTGCTCGCGTCCGCGCGGGGACTGGGGGCGGGTGGGGCTCTCCTCGACGCCTTCCTGGCCGAGCTGCGCGCCCGGCGGGTTCCCGGCGTCCAGCTCTCGACCACCCGCCGCAACGTGGCCGCCGTCGAGCTCTACACCCGGCGCGGCTTCCGGGAGTGGGCGGCGCGGCGCACACGGCTCTGGACGCCCTGGACCGGGCAGCCGGAGGAACAGGTCACGATGGCCCTCAATCTCGGCGGGGAAACGGCATGA
- a CDS encoding MFS transporter, with amino-acid sequence MGVFNFVGTLASGYFTDRADPRFLLGLYYAFRGVSLALLPFVPPGYSLTLFAVLFGLDYIATVPPTIALTADTFGRANVGTVYGWIFCSHQVGAALASWLGGVSRDALGSYSAAMIAAAILAGAAAVLALGVTAPARRAQPTS; translated from the coding sequence ATGGGCGTCTTCAACTTTGTCGGGACGCTCGCCAGCGGGTACTTCACGGACCGGGCCGACCCGCGCTTTCTGCTGGGGCTGTACTACGCCTTCCGGGGGGTCAGCCTGGCGCTCCTCCCCTTCGTGCCGCCGGGCTACAGCCTGACGCTGTTTGCCGTGCTGTTCGGCCTGGACTACATCGCCACGGTGCCGCCCACCATCGCGCTGACGGCGGACACCTTCGGGCGGGCCAACGTGGGCACGGTCTACGGCTGGATTTTCTGCTCGCATCAGGTGGGGGCCGCACTCGCCTCCTGGCTGGGTGGGGTCAGCCGGGACGCCCTGGGCAGCTACAGCGCGGCGATGATCGCGGCGGCCATTCTGGCGGGGGCGGCGGCGGTGCTGGCGCTGGGGGTCACGGCGCCTGCCCGGCGGGCTCAGCCCACGTCGTAG